Part of the Pelodiscus sinensis isolate JC-2024 chromosome 15, ASM4963464v1, whole genome shotgun sequence genome is shown below.
CCTAAAGCAAAAAATATTTGTAGATGTGATACCTTGGCTACTTTATTCTGTAGAATAGTAGCAGAGCACAGATTGTGTGAGTTGAGTCTGTGTAATTTATATTTGAAAACAATGTAATCTTGCTGCATGTAAATGCTGAACTTGGAGAACAGGAATAGCTTCACAATAGCACCTGGATACATCTGTCATACAATAGGATCTGGCTCGTGTGATAAACTGGGACCATTCATTCAAAATGCACCTTAATACAGCCAAATAAACAGCTATACGtttaggaacaaagaatataAGCCATACTTATAGAACTGGGGATTGCATCCTAGAAAGCAGTGCCTGTGAAAAGGATATAAGAATCATGCAACTCAACATGCGCTCCCCATACAATGCTGTGGAAGAGCTCTACGGTGCAATCTTTGGAAGTATGCATGGGAGTAGTAGGGAATATTCCGTAGAAATGCCTCTATAGTTCTGATatctatgtttttaaaaaagatgagAAAATTGGAGGGGGTGTAGAAAGAAgtcaaaatgattaaagatctggagaaaaagatttaaaaagcTTAGTTGTTTAGCTCCTCAGAGTCTGAGGTGACTAAATTATAGTGCACAAATACCTTCACAAAGTGAAAATACCACATACAGGGCTCGTCAATTAGCAATGAAAGGTATAACAAGAACCCAGGGCTGCAAGTTGAACACAGAAAATTTTGTAACAGCAAGGATGATTAACTATGAGaacaaactaacaacagaaatgATGGATTCTCTATGTGTTGAtaccttttctggaaaagatgtTTAGTCAAACAAGTTGCTGGTGCAATAATAGGGGTAACATGGTAAAGTTTAATGACCTCTGGTATTCAGACCAATCTAGATGATATTTTGGAATCTTTTGAATATGCACCCCTTGTTAATTGGCTGCAGCAAATGCTACTCTAATAGACTTATTGATCATCCTCCCAGAGTATAACTGGAGAACTGTTGTGGCaataatgggggggagggaagagaacccaggatcTCTTTTGCCCTAGTAATCTCTTGCTCATTTTCATTGTTTAGACAGTAACagttcctgccctgaagaacttacAATATACTGCCTGCTACAATACAGCCCTCAACCCAAATGAGGTCTGCACATATCATCACTCTATATATGATTGTTTTCCTTAAACATAAGCCAGTGAAGCACGGGTCCTCTGAATCTCTCAGAAATCTCCTTTGTGGAAGAGCGTGACTCAGTTGGATTGAGCGGATTCTGTTAACCATGTGCCAACACCTCCTTGACTGGTCCACGCTTGCCCTGCTAAATGAACCTAAGTGCTCTGACAGAACAAACTGACATGTCTTCTCTGTACCTTGTTTTATGGACACTTACCTCCATTTGCGTTAGTGGTGTTAACAGCTGTGTGCAGTAATCTTGTTATAATATAGCACACAGGGGCCCCttgtgtgtagacatacataAAGGCATATATCATTAAAACCCTCTCACCTCAGATTAACAGGTCACATTTTGGAAAGTTTGATAGGGGCAAGGGTGTCTCAAAATTAACTTTCCCTTGTGACTTAAGGAGGGAAGCCCTAAAGTGTCAAAAAGCTTGCTAACAGCCTCTATCTAGGTATCTTGCATACGGCCTCTATTCTGCAAATTCACGTTATTACAAAATAGAAAGGGAACCAGTGGACTCAGCTAGAATCTGGCCCATAGCCTAGCCTTGAAACCGTAACTCAAAACAGCTTACCCAATCTGGCTGGCTAGCAGATAATCTTCAGGAATCCTTTTGTTCTTGTGGATGTCCTCCAGATAGGATTTCAAATACATTAGCTAAAGGACAGAGAggagaaaataacttttctacTTGCCTCTGAAAATCTATTTTCTATTTCACCACCACAAACATACCATATCTTAAAAGCTGTGAATAAAATAGTGAGCCTGGGCTGAAACAGCCTCACCTCCTGTGCTTGCATGTGATTGATGTTCCATAGCTGATGAATGACAATCTCACACTCTTCCAATGTAGGTGGTTTCCGGATGTGGGAAGGGAGGACGTTCACCAGGAAAGGGTTGGAGGAGGCTGGTGGTACCTGAGCTTGTTTAGATCTAATATGACTTGGCAGTGAAAGTACTGGAGATGTCATTTGATGACAGACTTCTCTTTCCTCTCTAGAAAAATGATCACAATTAATGAATAAATTAAACCATTTCCCTTGTGATACTactgtaaaatctcgagtataatgcacacttttttcccggctttttTTAGCATTAAAGTCAGGGTGCACATTATccataggaggtttttttttaagttttcatttgGCAGTTCTGCGGCAACTAATTAATCGCAGGACACCAGAGGTTAAGTTGATTATTAGCATCAACAAGCAACTATATACACAGTTGCTTACCTTATTCAAAAAGGtaagttaaacaaatgaaatcaacactGCAGCGCAAAGAAGCAAATACCAATATGTTAATTGATCATCTACTCATCTTCGAAGCCCTCAAATTCGCTTTTGTTAGAATCTTCCTCAAACAGTTGAGCAATATCTTCCGGGGTATGGTCTTCgacatcttcatccaggtaatAAAAATCATTGTCATCTTCGCATACCGGTAATTCACGTCGCTCGGATCCATCCACAGGGCATCCTCCTCACTGCCATCCATGGcattagagatgctgcatttcagaaaccccttccTTATCATAGCGGGATCAAGTTCAAGCCAGACATCTGCTATCCATTGAGTAACATCTTGCAGCATTGGTGTTCGCATACATCCACCCgcagtaaatgtatgttcacctTCCAACAACCAGGTGTTCCATTTCTTGCATGGTGCCTCTTTCATTGGCTTGTTAATTGTCATGTCAAGTGGCTACATTTTGGTCATTCCACCAGGAGTAATTGCCAAGTCTGTATTGTCCTGCTGAAGCCTTTTCTTGACAGATGGCATACGATGACACCGAAATGCATCCAAAACTATTAGAGACCGCTTTCTCATAAGTCCACCTGGCTGCTTCACCCAAACTGTCTGTAGCCAATCAAGCATTAAAGCTTCATCAATCCAGCCTTTAGGGTGAACACTCATTTGAACACTGTTCGAGAAGATTACATTCCTTGGCATTGTCTTGCGCTTTAACACAATATAAGGAGGCAGCTTCGTTCCATCGGCCATGCAAGCAAGCATTAcggtaaacctagacttttcatGGCCTGTGGTAGCAATGGAGACTGTCTTGGCACCTTTCAGTTCAAGCGTTCTGTCGTAGGGATTATCGAAATTTAATAGTGTCTGATCTGCGTTACCAATTAATGAAAGGTCGTAGCAGTGCTGCTTCTATAGCTTTATGATAAAGTTTTGGAACTGCAGTAACTTGGTGTCTGTGTCCATTGGTAGCTTCTGCGCGATTGTTGTTCGGTGTCGAGCTGATAGGCCATGGCGATTTATGAACCAATCACCCCAGCCATATGAAGCTTTAAACCCAGCTGTGTTAGCGCACGTTTTGGTATGGTCAAAGCCTTCATTCTAACCTCCGCAATGCTAACACCACCACCTTGCTGTCTATGCTCAGCAATCCATTCAACCAGCTTGGCCTCCAACTCAGGATATGCAGTGCTTTTACCTCGCTCAGCCATCTTCATCCTAGGCAGCGCTTGCAGGCGCTCTTTCTGCCGTCTCCAAAGCCGAATGTTAGACTCTGCTATGTTATAAAATTCACggctggcagctctgttgccatgagcctCAGCACAGCTAACAACTTTCAGTTTTTCAGAGGTCGTGTAAGATCGCCGACAACTCATGGCATCCCAAAGAGAGCATGGAACGCCGTGCACTATATACTCGTGTGCTCACTATATACCCAGCAATACAAAAAGGCAAGACAACATACAGCAAAGTTGGGGTGCACACTATAGATAAGAGTTCAGTTTATTCAGGGTTTCTGATGTTTAAAAGGTAGGTGCGCATTATGCAtaggtgtgcattatactcgagattttacggaaTAGCAAAAAGCATTTATTGCATTTACCTCACCAAAACATTTGTAAACATGGATTACAGTTATCAAGAGCTTGGTGGTACAGGTAGATAAACTTATTTCACAAGCGGGAAATGGAAACATGGCAAGCAGGTCCATTGAATCTTCGCTCCACAAGATAATATCCTTCTCTGTAGCTAAACTACTACTTTTTGTATTCTATGCCTAGTAAGGTGCAGTGCAGTACACTTTAGTCCTGAGTTTTTCCTTTGAATTAATCTGTACTTCTGTTTGTGCCCACTGCAATACACAATGACAACTCAGTTGAAGACTTTATCCCCATAGAGCTTCAACACCACTGCTAAAATAAGTTGCTCACAATAATCTATTGTTAACCCTCCGAAATTTGTACTTGATGTGACTTAAATGGCAAGGAGCATGTGTTCCACCAATGGGATCCACATGGTCAAAGACTCAAAAACCCACACATGCTTACACCCCAGAAACCCCTACAACTGCTATGTACTAATAATCTGCTATTACCTAGAAATAACCTCCTGTAGTCGCTTCTCCTCCTTTGGACTGAGAGTCTCTGGTTCTCCTTGTACCACACTGACCACCTCTTCTTCATTCTGTTTTTGCTGTTTGGATGGATCTATCTGTGGCTTGCTTGTCTGTGAAGACCTAAaaactgctgctgcagcagctgttgGACAAAACAtgaaaaggggaaaggaaaggggggggggattcaaGTTCCTGTATCACAGGCCAGAGACCTCACAACTTTGTAGATACTAGCTTTAAGTACCTTCATCTCCACAGCAGTTCAGAGTATTCCATGCTCTCTTTTTTACTTTGGGAGCATTTGGACAGTTttgttgtatagcttattttaatCCTTTAACATATAGTAAAGAGAATTTCTTGACAATGTTTACATTAACAACCACAAATAGAAGCAGCTCAGACTTAGACTTTACGCTTCCAATTTCTTAGTAACTAACAATGTAAAAGTGATGATGAATGTGTATGCAAACACTCATGATCCAAATAAGTGGAAAACAGGCATACTAGAACTCCTGATCATTATCAAGAGCCTTAAGAAgagattttaaaacaaatctcAGAGGGACTCTGACTTTTTACATTGTTGCTTGTTTATCTGGGTCTACATACCTATTCAGTTAATAATTTCTTTGCTTTCTTTCCTATATCCAGTTTTTACAGTCCTGCTACCCTTAAGTTTATCTTGCAGTTTTAAGCTATCTTACCTGCTGAACAGACCCTTGAATGGACTTTGTCAGAGGAGACGGGAGTTAAATTACCATCTGCAAAGAAGAACAAGTGATGAATTAGGCATCATGGTCATCAAGCTGACCAACAAGGAGGTTATATTATCTTCCATTTAGAACAGGAAACACAGGTAAACTAAGGTCTGCAGAGCCAGGCTCTTTCCATGTAGGATTGCTGAGAGCAAGCTGCAGTGTAACTGTTTCCTATAGTACCACAACAGCTGTTTGGTTTAACCAGTGAAAGTTTGTTTTCTACACTCGTCATATGAGCGCACAGACCTGGACAAAATCACTGAAGGCTGACCTATAAAGAGGGGGGAAGCTCGGGGGCAAGGTAAGGCAACTAAGAACACTGAAGACTGGTTGCTGCCTCATGGTGGTATTTATATGCTTAGATGGCAGTAGAGATTCATATCATCTGCAGTTAACTTAGAGGCTGCAGCCTTTTTTTACTAAGGCTAATCTCTCTGCAATCAGTCATTTCTTTTGTCCTCTCTGATCTGGACAACTTTCCTTTATTACTTTTGCATACATTAGAAGCTTCAGCTAAGGTAGAATGTGAAATATATCATCTACTTCATTGTGAATCAGCAAGAGTGTATTAATATGCTACGAAATACACCAGTCCTCATTTACTTCTGAATGAAGTTGTGCGTTTTAATCTATAAAGCTTTCAGACAAGGATTTTCTAGTCATAGGTCTGGCACTTAAGGTCTCTCAACCGAAGGGTTATTTGCTGCCAAGAGGGAACTTGTTGGTGTTCTGGCAAAGGAAGTCCCTAGCTGACATTACTTGCTTACAAGAAACTCTCATGCAGAATGAAACATGTCATTTAAGATCACTGGATTCAATCTGTTATGTCACAGACTTCATGCAAAACATGGTcgatatacacacacatactgatATCAGTTGTCCATATTGAATCTTCACCTTTTTGTGGCACAACTGAGGTTGGTGAGTTTCAAGTCAAAAATGCATTAGCCACCAGATAAAATATGGAGACCACATGTTCTCCCAAGGCTTATGCATCCAGCTGGGTATATTGGCAACTTAACCCCATTCGCTGTGATGACTATGTGCCTGCAGACACACAAAAAAAGGTGGGCAACTAATAATGATCTCACACTGGCCCATAACCGTAAGTAGTATGGTACCTTCTATTCAACATGTTGGAATAGGGACTATTCTGTTGCCCAGATCTGTCTTTGATTACATTGTTTGCCAAATGATTTTCCACATAACCAATGCTGTCTTGTGATTCAGATGGTAATGTGTCTTCAGTCTGCCAACTATAAGGAGTGTACCAAAGCCTAAATGGAACTTCTGGAAGGCATATCACAGCCACTCTACTTATTAGGAGGGAGCATCATGACACTCCCATTAAATATAATCGCCAACAAAGATACAAACTGTTGTTTCTGTTGTCCTTTTCAAACATACAAGTGCAACAATTCCATGTGGCTTCCTACCAGTGTACATTTCCTGTTGGAATGTGCAGACTGGATGAGGCAGTTTGAGCAGTCTGGTAATCTGGAGATCATGGACCATCTTACAGCATCATTGGATGCCACTTGCTGGACTTGATGGGAGGCAGCAACAATGATGCTTGACTTTGGAAGAGCTGGAGCTTAATTGAATTGACTAGGTGCAGCTCAAATGCCCATGTATGCAAAGCAGGCCAGCAGTTACTCCAAATCAGATTGCCAGTCAGCAGTTGAATGTTACCAAAACTCCTGTTAATAGAGTTGCCAAACAATAAGGTACATGACAAGTGGCAGCGTTTCCTAAGTAATCCAGCTAATAATAAGATAGATCCATTCACTAGTCTGGAACTGGGTAAAATgttgaaaaatttaaaaataggtTCAGGTCCTACATGTCTGCAAGAaactttggctacgtctaaactacaccccgctgtcggcagagggatgtaaataaagcacttcaaaagtgcaaatgaagcagggatttaaatatcccgcacttcatttgcataatcatgtcatggcactgttttgaacaagcgccatttcaaaattgaaaccacagtttaGACGTGGTTTTTTTCCATAACGGGGCaccttttcaaaagatcctatactcctcaaAAACTCaccatgacacgattatgcaaatgaagcacgggatatgtacttcatttgcactttcaaagtgcttcatttacatccctctgccgacaaaggggtgtagtttagacatagcctttgagaggtcatcaagtctagtcccctgaccTCTTTGCAGGGCCCAGCACCACGTAGACCAGGTGTGGGGCCTGAgacaacccttccctccccccagccctatccctgctccaccccttccctcaagtcCCTGCCCAtggctcaccccttcccaccttgcTCTCCTCCAAacctccaccctgtctctgcCACCATTCTGCCCCTTCCCTAAAGCCCCCgtgcccttctctccccagcGACTGCCACTGGCCCCCATGCCGCCAAGGCCCCAGTTTCCCTGACGCGTGGGGCCCTTCAAGGCGCGTGGGTCTCAAACCATTCAATgaatcatgtcccctttcagtcttctcttttccagactaaacaaacacatttttttcattcttccctcacaggtcatattttctagacctttaatcatttttgttgctcttctcgactttttccaatttgttcaggtctttcctgaaatgtgccccctctccccgcacacGAACTGGACACACAAGTGGATAGTCATTTCAATATAATTCTCAATGGCCAGCAAATAAAGCATGGTTCACATACCATCTATCTAGGCATCATGTTGGACAGAATTCTTACATATCATGACCATCTTAAAAAGACAACCACTAAAGTCAAAATGTGCAACAACTTGCTTGGAAAATTGGCTAGAAAATGATGAGGGGCTGATGTCCAAATGTTACACTTCAGCCTTGGCACTCTTTCGGTAAGGACTTGCTCATGTCACACAAGGATGATCAATGAACAACTTAATTCTCTTATTCATATTATTTCTGGCTTCGGTTGGAAGAATTCAATTAAAAACTATGCCTGAAAACACAAGAATTTAAGGCTAaatactcagattgtgcatctaaaaatctatgcaaggattctttttagagatgtgatttttatcttCTTCAGCAACaaattaatgaaatatttaaagcaaattttaaaatgagATCCTCTCTATATATTTCAATAATGCACAAttatttttgtcagtaaattcagaatTTGACAGTACATACCTCCAGTTTGGGGcttgcctgttaaatggcttcattaggATTTAACGGTTCTTTCACAGGTCcaaggttaaagcgactgggacttttcagattagaaaagaggagactgaggggggatatgatagaggtctataaaatcatgaggggtgtggagagggctgataaagaaaagttatttattagttatttattagttcccataatagaagaactagaggataccaaatgaaattaatgggtagcaggtttaaaactaataaaagaaagttcttcttcacgcagcatgtagtcaacctgtggaactccttgccagaggaggctgtgaaggctaggactaaaatagagtttaaagagaagctagataatttcctggaggttagatccataaaaggctattagccaggggataaaatggtgtccttggcctgtttgtcagaggctggagagggatggcaggagacaaatcgcttgatcattgtctttggtccaccctctctggggcatctggtgctggccactgtcggcagatgggatactgggctagatggacctttggtctgacccagtacggccattcttatgttcttataggtctggcaagctggaaggcttttcactttaaaaaaacaaactttaaaaacactgaatagttctgcagcaccttagaaactaacaaaaatgtaggtggtatgatgaactttcatgggcaaagctcatgataccacctacatttttTGTGAGCCTTTAAGGCGGGgtgaacaataatttttgatgggggaccagtccaagattttggaaagtggctgagggctgcactcttccatggtattaatgaaGGAGTTGTGGATCAGGGAtgaaggctgggtgcagaagggagcttggggtacaggagggtgtctggagtctgggagggagtttgggtgaaggaggcagttgtgacctagggcagcgAACTGGGGTgcagagtttggggatgtgacctaggatatgaggggattgtgatctcaggcaggagATTAGGGTGAAAGatttgggagggggtatgggtgcacgtggagaagcaggacagAAACggggagcagaggattggggaagggagggactggggtgccagaggctggttctggccaggagactcaTCAGCCaaacctgcctgcagagctaaaggcttgcagagcttaaaatgtttctgcctgctcggctatgtgcttgagtgagtgagcaggagggctgtgctttgtggctgcctgttacacaaacaagcagctcccattggccagtttctgtccagaaaccggccaattggattgtgctggggacaggCACAGCATTTGAATCTTCCCTCCTCTGATCCAGACTCGAAGAGAAAGTGCCACGCAGCCGTATTTCTGAGCCACGTACGGAGTAAGCAGGGGAGCCTCCATAGGGCTTCTCACTGCcacttgtgggccagatccagccacgagctgtattttgcccaggcctgcactaaggtgctgcagaactattaattgttttttacattttttcggTTATAGACTGACATGGCcatcctctgagactttttttcacttttaagttactcGATCCTCTTCCCAGGAAGACTCATCATGCTGCAACAGCCTGTTGTGGGAACCTGCAGGAACTGTCAAAATAGGGATAAAAAGAGGGAGAGCACTAAGGCCTAAGGAATGCATTTACCTCCCATTGCCTCTTGTATCTACTGCCGATGGTTTTTTGCCCTCATGACGCCCACTGTGGATAAGTTTGCCAGGTGAAGGATTTATGGAAGAGACCGTGTGGTAAGCTTCATGATCCGCAAAGGAAGTAAGAAATTATCTTGTTTTGGACTCTAATATCGATATGGGTTTTATTTACCAAAGGCAATAAAACAGTCTCAACCAGTTTCACTGAATATGTGCTACAGTAGAATTCTGGTGGCATTTTAGAGACTGTCCACTATATCAACGAGGGTAGCTACAATCCATATGAGACACACATTTTTGAGGAATGCAACATGTCTCAACTTCCTGGAGGTC
Proteins encoded:
- the LOC102446353 gene encoding coiled-coil domain-containing protein 74B-like, producing MSNTSLPPLGNLPQWSRVGRLDKSSHLQLDNQDNLEHQPNSQSKPVQVCNKDRDKLVMDLEKSLAFLQQQHAETLMKLHEEIENLRRENKELHYKLIMNESLHRRDGNLTPVSSDKVHSRVCSAAAAAAVFRSSQTSKPQIDPSKQQKQNEEEVVSVVQGEPETLSPKEEKRLQEVISREEREVCHQMTSPVLSLPSHIRSKQAQVPPASSNPFLVNVLPSHIRKPPTLEECEIVIHQLWNINHMQAQELMYLKSYLEDIHKNKRIPEDYLLASQIGNKEVSRLPRMLKDTAKKCLILTPLPAAERAVLPALKQTLGNRFAERQKRTQAIQRSRLRRTVL